In Uranotaenia lowii strain MFRU-FL chromosome 2, ASM2978415v1, whole genome shotgun sequence, one genomic interval encodes:
- the LOC129746302 gene encoding RNA-splicing ligase RtcB homolog, with protein MVVREYNEELKYIERISPNSFLIKKGFQPNMNVEGIFYANSRLEKLMFDELRNSCRPGMTGGFLPGVKQIANVAALPGIVGRSVGLPDIHSGYGFAIGNMAAFDMGDPTSIVSPGGVGFDINCGVRLLRTNLFEKDVKPVQEQLAQSLFDHIPVGVGSKGIIPMNAHDLEEALEMGMDWSLREGYVWAEDKEHCEEYGRMLNADPGKVSMRAKKRGLPQLGTLGAGNHYAEIQVVEEIYDKYAASKMGIEELGQICVMIHSGSRGFGHQVATDALVEMEKAMKRDKIETNDRQLACARINSNEGQNYLKAMAAAANFAWVNRSSMTFLTRQAFAKQFNTTPDDLDMHVIYDVSHNVAKMEEHMINGRPKQLLVHRKGSTRAFPPHHPLIPVDYQLTGQPVLVGGSMGTCSFVLTGTEKGMEATFGSTCHGAGRSLSRAKSRRNLDYKDVLRDLEAKGISIRVASPKLVQEEAPDSYKDVRDVIQTCHDVGISAKAIKLRPIAVIKG; from the exons ATGGTGGTCCGCGAGTACAATGAGGAGCTGAAGTATATCGAGCGGATTTCGCCGAACAGTTTCCTGATCAAGAAAGGATTCCAGCCGAATATGAACGTGGAAGGAATTTTCTATGCGAACAGCCGGCTGGAAAAGCTGATGTTCGACGAGCTACGCAATTCCTGCCGGCCCGGCATGACCGGCGGTTTTCTGCCGGGCGTGAAGCAGATTGCCAATGTTGCCGCGCTGCCCGGGATTGTGGGAAG ATCTGTCGGTCTTCCGGATATTCATTCCGGGTACGGGTTTGCTATCGGAAACATGGCCGCCTTCGATATGGGTGATCCGACTTCGATCGTATCTCCAGGAGGGGTTGGTTTCGACATCAACTGCGGAGTGCGGTTGCTGAGGACCAATCTTTTCGAGAAGGACGTTAAACCGGTCCAGGAACAGTTGGCACAGAGTCTGTTCGATCACATTCCGGTGGGAGTTGGATCGAAGGGTATCATTCCGATGAATGCTCACGATCTGGAGGAAGCGCTGGAAATGGGTATGGATTGGTCCCTGAGAGAGGGTTACGTTTGGGCCGAGGATAAGGAGCACTGCGAAGAGTACGGTCGAATGTTGAATGCCGATCCGGGTAAGGTGAGCATGAGGGCCAAGAAGCGTGGTCTGCCTCAGTTGGGAACGCTGGGAGCGGGAAATCATTATGCGGAAATTCAGGTGGTTGAGGAAATTTACGATAAGTATGCAGCTAGCAAGATGGGAATCGAAGAGCTGGGCCAAATTTGTGTTATGATCCATTCAGGAAGCCGAGGTTTTGGCCATCAAGTTGCCACAGATGCTCTGGTCGAGATGGAAAAGGCCATGAAGCGAGACAAAATCGAAACCAACGATCGTCAGCTGGCTTGTGCCAGAATCAATTCCAATGAAGGACAAAACTATCTTAAAGctatggctgctgctgctaatttCGCCTGGGTCAATCGAAGTTCCATGACATTCCTCACTAGACAAGCTTTTGCCAAACAATTCAACACCACCCCCGATGATTTGGATATGCACGTCATTTACGACGTGTCTCACAACGTAGCCAAAATGGAAGAACACATGATCAACGGAAGGCCCAAACAGCTCCTTGTGCATCGGAAAGGATCAACTCGAGCCTTCCCACCGCATCACCCTCTAATCCCCGTAGATTACCAATTAACAGGTCAACCCGTCCTAGTCGGTGGTTCCATGGGGACCTGCAGTTTCGTACTCACCGGAACAGAGAAAGGTATGGAAGCCACCTTCGGCTCGACTTGTCACGGTGCAGGACGCAGCCTTTCAAGAGCCAAATCCCGCCGAAACCTGGACTACAAAGATGTGCTGCGGGATTTGGAGGCCAAGGGTATTTCGATTCGGGTTGCCTCTCCCAAGCTGGTCCAAGAGGAGGCACCCGATTCGTACAAGGATGTTCGGGATGTGATACAAACCTGTCACGATGTAGGCATCAGTGCTAAGGCTATCAAATTGCGCCCGATCGCAGTCATCAAGGGATAA